A genomic stretch from Pectinophora gossypiella chromosome 13, ilPecGoss1.1, whole genome shotgun sequence includes:
- the LOC126371903 gene encoding alpha-amylase A-like isoform X3, translating to MSYILTTRSGNEQDFVNMTRRCNAVGVRIYADVVVNHMAADNPINRGTAGSTADFKNDYFPAVPYSQEHFHHPVCSVNDYNNAAEVRNCQLVGLKDLNQTMDYVRGKIVEYFNHLIKLGVAGLRVDAAKHMWPEDLKNIYSRLDNLNPEFGFAPNSKPYIFQEVIYYGNEAIHPEEYTSFGDVTEFRVGAELKNVFRGKNALKWLVNWGEQWGLAPNSTALAFIDNHDTQRSNDVLTYKESRAYKGAIAFMLAHPYGEPRVMSSYFFSNDKQGPPQDAQSNIISPSINADDTCGNGWVCEHRWRQIYQMVAFRNVARDTSIENWWDNGNNQIAFSRANKAFIAFNLENNDLVQNLQTGLPPGDYCDVITGTRKGNSCTGTKVTVDGDGRANIVVPASGEDMHLAIHVGPESSLQAPTDRRFSGISISWHG from the exons GATATATGCAGACGTGGTGGTGAACCACATGGCAGCCGACAACCCTATAAACAGAGGAACAGCAGGTAGCACGGCAGATTTCAAAAACGACTACTTTCCAGCCGTACCTTACAGTCAGGAACATTTCCACCATCCGGTGTGTTCTGTTAACGACTACAATAATGCTGCAGAG GTTCGCAATTGCCAACTGGTGGGTCTCAAAGACTTGAACCAAACTATGGACTACGTTCGTGGAAAAATTGTCGAATACTTCAATCACTTGATCAAATTGGGCGTCGCTGGCCTAAG agtgGACGCAGCAAAACACATGTGGCCGGAAGATCTGAAGAACATTTACTCCCGGCTAGATAATTTGAATCCTGAGTTCGGTTTTGCCCCAAATTCTAAACCATACATTTTCCAAGAGGTAATTTACTATGGAAATGAGGCTATCCATCCTGAAGAATATACTTCTTTCGGTGACGTGACTGAGTTCAGG GTGGGGGCTGAATTGAAGAATGTGTTCCGTGGGAAGAATGCTCTCAAATGGCTGGTCAACTGGGGCGAGCAGTGGGGGCTGGCTCCCAACAGTACCGCATTGGCTTTTATTGATAACCACGACACCCAGAGATCCAATGATGTGTTAACTTATAAGGAGTCCAGGGCTTATAAG GGTGCCATAGCATTCATGCTGGCTCATCCTTATGGAGAACCTCGCGTGATGAGCAGTTACTTCTTCTCAAACGACAAACAAGGACCACCGCAGGACGCCCAAAGTAATATTATAAGTCCATCCATAAATGCA GATGATACCTGTGGCAACGGCTGGGTCTGCGAGCACCGCTGGCGACAGATCTACCAGATGGTGGCATTCAGGAATGTCGCCAGAGACACCAGCATCGAAAACTGGTGGGACAATGGGAACAACCAGATCGCTTTTAGCAGGGCCAACAAAGCATTCATCGCTTTTAACTTGGAGAATAATGATCTGGTGCAGAATTTGCAG actGGTCTACCTCCAGGTGACtattgtgacgtcatcacgGGTACCAGAAAAGGAAACTCGTGTACTGGTACCAAAGTGACGGTCGATGGTGATGGTAGAGCTAACATAGTCGTGCCTGCAAGTGGTGAAGATATGCATCTGGCTATTCACGTTGGACCAGAG tcatCACTACAAGCACCTACCGACCGACGTTTTAGTGGAATATCTATTTCTTGGCATGGGTAA
- the LOC126371905 gene encoding alpha-amylase 1-like yields MFRYVLLLSAVGLAAAYTNPHYAAGRSTMVHLFEWKWDDIADECERWLGPKGFGGIQVSPPNENLVIWSANRPWWERYQPISYRLVTRSGNEAQFASMVRRCNNAGVRIYVDAIINHMTGTWSENVGTGGSTANFGEWNYPSVPYGRNDFNWPQCVIQGSDYGCCPERVRNCELSGLKDLNQGSEYVRGMIVGYMNHLIQLGVAGFRIDAAKHMWPGDLKIIYDRLSNLNTDHGFSSGARPYIYQEVIDLGGEAISRDEYTSLAAVTEFKYGMELSGAFSGRNQLRWLVNWGPQWGLLAHEVSLTFIDNHDNQRGHGAGGAILTYKEAKKYKGAIAFMLAHPYGEPQLMSSFAFTNTEAGPPMDSQGNIISASINSDNSCGNGWICEHRWRQIASMVNFRNAAAGHGINDWWDNSSNQIAFCRGGQAFIAFNNDSWDLNQTLQTCLPAGTYCDIVSGEKQGNSCTGKTIQVGNDGRAHISVGANDYDMFLAIHVGTDSRL; encoded by the exons ATGTTTCGTTACGTGCTCCTTCTGTCGGCCGTGGGGCTAGCAGCAGCGTACACTAACCCTCACTATGCGGCTGGTCGCTCCACCATGGTCCACCTCTTTGAGTGGAAGTGGGACGACATCGCTGACGAGTGCGAGAGGTGGTTGGGACCCAAAGGCTTTGGTGGTATTCAG GTATCCCCGCCTAACGAGAACTTAGTGATTTGGTCCGCAAACCGCCCCTGGTGGGAACGTTACCAGCCAATCTCCTACCGTCTGGTCACCAGATCTGGCAATGAGGCACAGTTCGCTAGCATGGTCCGACGATGCAACAATGCTGGTGTCAG GATCTATGTTGATGCCATTATCAACCACATGACTGGTACATGGAGCGAGAATGTCGGTACTGGCGGTAGTACTGCTAATTTCGGCGAATGGAACTATCCTTCTGTTCCCTACGGAAGAAACGACTTCAACTGGCCTCAGTGCGTGATTCAGGGATCTGATTATGGCTGCTGCCCAGAGAGA GTACGCAACTGCGAGTTATCAGGTTTAAAAGACTTGAACCAGGGATCAGAATACGTTCGTGGGATGATTGTCGGCTACATGAACCATCTCATTCAGTTGGGTGTTGCTGGTTTCAG AATTGACGCTGCCAAGCACATGTGGCCCGGTGATTTAAAGATTATCTACGACAGGCTGTCTAACTTGAACACTGACCACGGCTTCTCATCTGGCGCTCGCCCTTACATCTACCAGGAAGTCATTGACCTTGGTGGTGAAGCTATCTCTCGTGACGAATATACTTCTCTTGCTGCTGTCACAGAATTCAAATATGGAATGGAGCTAAGTGGAGCGTTTAGTGGAAGAAATCAGCTAAGATGGCTCGTTAACTGGGGCCCGCAATGGGGTCTTCTTGCTCATGAAGTCTCATTGACTTTCATTGACAACCACGACAATCAAAGAGGTCATGGTGCTGGTGGTGCTATCCTTACGTACAAGGAAGCCAAGAAGTACAAGGGCGCTATTGCTTTCATGTTGGCGCATCCCTATGGTGAACCTCAACTGATGAGCAGCTTTGCATTCACAAACACTGAAGCTGGACCACCAATGGACAGCCAGGGCAATATCATTTCTGCATCTATTAACTCT GACAATTCTTGCGGCAACGGTTGGATTTGCGAACACCGCTGGCGCCAGATCGCCTCGATGGTTAACTTCAGAAACGCTGCTGCCGGCCATGGTATCAATGACTGGTGGGACAACTCAAGCAACCAGATTGCGTTCTGTCGAGGTGGTCAGGCCTTTATCGCTTTCAACAACGATAGCTGGGACTTGAACCAGACTCTCCAG ACCTGCCTGCCAGCTGGAACCTACTGCGACATTGTCTCCGGTGAAAAACAAGGAAACAGCTGTACTGGCAAGACTATTCAAGTCGGCAATGATGGACGTGCGCACATCAGCGTTGGTGCCAACGACTACGATATGTTCCTTGCCATCCACGTCGGCACTGAC tcTCGACTGTAA